A stretch of DNA from Phaenicophaeus curvirostris isolate KB17595 chromosome 29, BPBGC_Pcur_1.0, whole genome shotgun sequence:
CATTGTCCTGtccagtccccatccctgtcccaccctgctccccatccctaTTTCCATCTCATCCTTATCTCTGTCCTcatccatccctgtccccatccctgtccccattcttATGCCACCCCTGTCCTGATCCCAATTCCATCCTtatccctctccctgtccccatccctttccTGTCCCCCTTagcctgtccccatccccatccccgtccctgtccccattctcACATCTatcctctctccatccttgTCCCTGTCCTCATCCCATCGCTGTGTGTGACCTCATCCTACCTCTGTCCCCGTCCCTGCAGGTGGAGCAGATCAAGCGCGCCAACCGCCTCTACACCTCGGACACCATCTTCCTCAAGCCCACCCTCCTCATCCCCACGCCGGCGCAGCCGGGGGTCCCCTGCCCCGCGGCCGAGGACACGGGCGCTCCCGCTCTGCCGGGGGACCCTTCGGCCGCCGCTGCCACCCCGTCCCGCCACGACCTCTCGGCCACCGATTTCCTGCGGCAGCTCGACGCCGAGATCGGGCGCTCCAAGGCGGTGGCAGAGGCCCAGCAGCTCCGCGCCGGCGGCACGGGGTGAGCACCCATCCTGCCTccccttttcatagaatcagggaatcaccgggttggaaaagacccatcggatcagcgagtccaaccattcccatcaatcactaacccacgtccctcagcacctcggccacccggcccttaaacccctccagggaaggggactcaaccccctccctgggcagcctcggacactgcccaatcaccctttccatgaaatattttttcctgctgtccagcctgaccctccccttggtggagcttgaggccattccctctcgtcctgtcccctggcccttgggagaagagcccagctccctcctctccacaacctcttctcagggagttgcagagagcaatgaggtctcccctcagcctcctcttctccaggctaaacccccccagctctctcagccgctcctcttcttctccagccccctccc
This window harbors:
- the LYSMD1 gene encoding lysM and putative peptidoglycan-binding domain-containing protein 1, whose translation is MAAAARQHRPQPGDTLPGLALRYGVTVEQIKRANRLYTSDTIFLKPTLLIPTPAQPGVPCPAAEDTGAPALPGDPSAAAATPSRHDLSATDFLRQLDAEIGRSKAVAEAQQLRAGGTGAAEAEGSRSVDAGRVLAPRGPRLGPRPLTRTPRAASLRDAEDEIFTL